cgggcagccgggaggcggcgtaggtcactgcatcacaggacaccagcccagggtagtgcaccatcatccgggcagccaagttcaccttctggccaaggactgccagagggagagcacgcgttagagagagagagcatgcgtcggtgtggcccgtgccaccagccccgcggcacccttccaggccaatacctgtgtattcgtgtctcagcgggtggccagtgactccgcagaacatcgtccctctggtaactgccacagacattgtcctggcacacagagaaacagcagggcttgagcagcgccccaggcgcagtcctgcccgcctggcttcatcccttcccacacctcccctcggtgccagcctgggccaccggctgtgctgccctgccagcgtgggtctcggggacgtggagagctcaggggtgcaacatctgcaggttgcaagggacaaggggcaggggcagagcacgggcagggccacagccctcttgtgagcaaagagagagggaagaaggcgcccgccatgtcaccgcctggcgatgacagccacttgggatcaggtggctgggccccatccccgttcatggggcagtggcccagaagggcctgcctctggccgcagcggcctctggccctcacgagggctctttccagcacggtggccagcagagtgtgcttggagggactccgtctggctgccgtgggctgagcccaggggttgcctgcacctctcagggcactgcctccttcctgccagggacaagggagagcaagctagaaggcacatctctttctgggaagcccccttgcgccgtcccaggcagcatgcaccccgccgacccccgccacacactcactctgtttccttgagcatggtggagcacgagttgaagatctccagagcactctgcagggcgtgaaggctctcgcagggcagcttgtttccagggagtcccagcacgcagaggaacgtgcagccctgcccaggacagatgtggaacatgttgctacagcgcctaagagggagtctctccctcgcgctcactgcccaccctctggcgctgggggaggccaccgttcccccccactcactttatcacacaggaggactttgttgatgtggcccttgtgaggagagaggatttctagcatcaccctgctggcctccttgaggacggtgctgagatgctccgagctggtacctgcagcaagctgcagctggacaaagatgcaggtgactggccgtagctcagagaggaggtccatgggcagtcctgcatcgagctggaagacaagagcacgacggcttcaccagcctgctctcccgggctcttactgcccacaccagtaccgagggagagcaggcgtgctggcgatagcgggtaatagcagaggaagggataaatcctcctctcagtgcaaaagggcgggcaggccgcccagcctgcggcaggcagacgccgagtcataacacaaatgacaaaggagagaaggctgctccgctaacacgccatctggggaccggtacggacatgaggggagaccctcagggatgctccagggacttcaggggaatctcccctttatcccaccatcgtgtccgcggcacacccagaaccatagccacggaaaagacagagggacaggagtcctcctcctgccacccatgtctctctgaggacaacgcagacaatggtgcggcaccggtgcccccgggctcagtttccctgcgttgtcatcgcagggcgcattttctttgattggtctgttcccgtaagagctccatctctgcaaggcaccacttcttctgccctccgaaaatgcagcccccagcagcggtggccttgccgtaccttcccgagagcagcgactggtatgtacttcctaagcacatcctcggcgttcaggtcactgggcaagagaagagcaggcctcatggcacctgaggagagaaaaggcaggtggtcgctgggtggacgggactacgagctgttgcaaagcagggcctggccctggaaccgggggagaaagagtcttctgcgcttgctcatgttgccacctccagatgctgagggcagagctctcccctggaaggaggaggcggcagcagccaccgccctgggaggcccaacagcctgagtgctaacggacagagggaagagggaggaggtggttcctctctggcccctgaagcagcaaagccccacctttcgggacaatcacagagcaaggggaagtgggcactcaccttccctttttgagcggtgtctcactgggtcttgtacgagcttgcgtaaggcgtcttggcattcggaccaaggcatcggatccatgcccgtcacctgaagacacacagaatgaaagcactgccactggcctccccaggactcccaggggacagagcctgccctccaccgtcactgcccagagaaggggagaagtagcccacctggctggatgggacagcagtgcttcctcagaagcaccggagctggacagccattctccaagcatgcccatctccaagcaaccacagctccatggcccacagaggacattgctgctggggctcaaaccctcccagcgcctcctgacccctcaaagcaagaaagcccagcccacggttacccttgagatggaaggacaagaccttcccctgcctgcccgctttcccacctacaactctctccacattcatctcctcagccttccgacacctccctccttcatggccaggcccaggccctcagaatggctctcgaggccgtcccatccacctgcctgcacagctcttgtgcctgcgagatgcttggtcctcagccggtgctgctcacagagctcccagcaggttgccgagaggacaacttcacctgcacccgcaacctcttcggcgtcacgaacttcagccaggcacgggccaaaaatgcagaagtgttgccagctctcatctccgaaaaccaggaggctcatggtccctgcagagacccctggggagaaggagaagcagaactgacacaggaacatttggaactccacagcccccagcatctcggctgctcagaagctcctctgaagcccagcggggagacgggcattacggaggggtagagcatcctccctcctcctgggggagacgctgacacgagtccctaaaacaggcgtctagaaatagacgaaccgagttgacattgagaatgtgttgagtgcgccaggcgtcatccccagctgcctgccccagaagcccagcaaaccagaagcaccctgtggcatggcagagtgccacacagctgcgtctggcacagcgcccgtacctatcttcagttggatcttctgccccacatctgtgtcacgccttccgtacttctggatctgccagatacagtgcagcaccaggctgatggtcctggccacctcctggggtggtgttctccacagcaccagcacagcacctcctggggaaagggagggaaggtaaaggctctgccgagacctgactctccccgacctacggtctggttctgcagagacagcagaaaccagctgccgtgcggaggaagatgggcttgtgggaggccatcgtcctgggggaccatgtcctgggcaccaggacacctctcctatcccgggccagccacagcagcagacggctggcagcggtgacaccccctgtcccgagcgctcctctgcagctgcagcactggagagagggcactgctggaggggtgcgtgcgtggccaaagagctggctcaaggcgctgcacagagcctcttgagaaggagcgcagagcaaacggccgccacaggagttaaatgctacagctcagtgcccgaggtcatcgtcgtcccaagaacctaccagcaaacttcaagatgtctcctccaaaaatcaggaactctgtggacagagggaagaaaaggcagagtcatgtggacaccttcttccagaagccacagagcaaggccctctgccaggctgcctccaccctccaccatcacggcccgatgccacacagtcctgcagcacggctcctaccctccaaaatgtcgcacaggtactcattgagcgtttgcgccagctcatcagtgcctctgtccacgccgctcctctgcacaaatttctcggtcaacgcagtgaaacctggaacagggacatccagaaatcaggaaatgcccatgtgggccaaaagacctggcagctgtttccacgatgcccggcccgagagcctgtaggggacaccttcccgtgccagctccgcactggtggcagccctgatggaccgcccaaggtcacccatcccgctctctgtgggcgtcccagcagaagacctcagcagtgacaagatgaccactctgtctgaggggctccaaagggcctgctgtgtccccacacggctcatgtccgtggctgctcctccctgctccccccacctgagatatccgcaaagagcagcactccgtggacactctgagtggtgtcgttgctcctgagggagctatcagcaaggagcgaggggaggaaagcgactgctttctgtaggtccccgtagtgacgattcctctcccaggcagaagccatcgtcagcgccctgtggcacacggggtacctcaggagaagacggctgtgcccagccgggaggaggacgaggacctcactgcacagtgcaagctgcacactgagcccggggcctctgtgcggggcgactagccctccgccttcccggggtggtcacagtcaccaggcggcggcctcctctgcaggtcatcgcttgcccggcaactcacctcacgcatcacaatcggctcgcagtgacatcttccgtctgtcaccgccattacccggtgtcctgctgtgagcgacacggcactaacttctcttgtaatgctggggaaaactgcacttctagaactctcttgtctgaatttgggaaaatatgtacttcatagccagctagcctatgggggattagcggtctcggtgcttttaagcaagtcattaaactgtcattattcttataatatctctggtattttctcccagaggtattaaatattcctttgtggtcacacattagggcaaaaataggccttgtaccggtggttttttagcaagaagaagcgtcctaagaacaggattccaacacgcaactcaaaatatgactttctgggttaaaattgcccacgctaacaagctgcgcctcgctctaacggctttatacctgcttctgtatgaggcgaaaattcttcttatggatgtaaaaagcctctttaaacaactgctcctccaccggtgtccaaatatctgagcctaggaattaaccagcgacacgcaaattattagaatcggcatcccgcgcctccaaaagccccagaaagggattaaaacttctcctttccccaccccaaaagaatatttttaagactcaattcaatcggagcaaaaggaatgccgggatctgttctcctcgtttacctgtgtaatgataatcagccaggggatgggattcgggtctccgaggcggcccaccatgcagcctctctgccgcctcctgcgagatttcatagggaaaaaagacttaaattcctcttccggaggagacaaaagggaaattctcactcctcgtggcgacgcagcagatgctgaggggtgttaaagcccttcttcgaagaagagggagcaaagcagacccgctcggggctcaccgagggcagacctcggcttttagctaacatcccttcatttgggcgtaattctattctccatcccaaacccttagtgatgcaccaggagagggctctggaagcccaagagacgttaacgcagcgacaggcatcacccaagaacctcctgcaccttcagcaaagagattccggcccgcgcaatagaaaactcggagcgacgcccagctcaaaccagtaacaaagtccgttcttaattagaaattgccgcttcttaccagcacgtcgccttgagcctcgtgcaggcaatgcagagcgagctccaggttgacccgtccccctggcctggtgttggcagaagccaaatggagcaggtttgtaactacaaatgcaacgaaaaccaagaaaaagtcaagttttcctcaagaaaaggggcgataggagagggagggaaaacaggacgagcgcagcagagaccggagatgaggaaaaggcagagaaaaaagtccgatatcccaaatagctctactttaaaagctcagagagaaaactcccctctcccgagggcgccgcagatgaggtgggacagctccaaacgcccgtttttcatggaagacgctgtcgcccgttattctttagtcactctcccaccaaaacccagccatctccttccctcgaacatgaaggcgggcaagaaaaggagggagagaagcccaaaaaggtggaattttcaacccatcatatccctgggtggggtgaaagtggaagagaagcgttagaaaaacctttctcctgcgtctccgggttggtttcgatgtcgccccagggtttccagaccagcgacgctccctcttcctcctcttccaaacgggctgggtcctggaggtcgggaagctccgcttggaattggttgccgatgttgacgtgcctgaaagggtgaggaagaggaagtgaggaaggcgagtggggaacagctgcagcaggacagggggaacagctgcggcaggatagacgcatgcgtacgtgaggtgctgtaataaatacggcgcgtatttcccaggaaagcactaattgctctcctctaacaacttctccagcagcatcacgttaccgccacttgaaaggctccatctcacttcattaaacatcccaagacttgagctcctgaaatgatttctcagcctttggcaccggattaattagttaatggttttcagagcgccccggacacgagcgcttttgaagtgctgttattggcgaatctagagctgtcgacgctaataaaaaatgcacttattcctcgcgttactctacacttctcactttagtattaataaaaacacctgtttttataacgcttctcttggaggcctttggtcctcaaacgactaaatagccgcacaaaaacaagcacaaaactcctcatcagcttttctgcactagcagcaaatttgccttttctgtggctttgacggggaagatctgtagcgacccggaactcacaaacgtgtctcgccccaggcatgcgactacctgagcagtgagcggaatcagccatgcagggttttcttgccgtgccgcagaaggtgacgctgggaaaagaagagaggagaaatgagcctgtttgtcacacccagccaagggggatgagatgggggacccccacctcacctctgcccctcaggagcggggctgggacagatcctccgcgcagacagaaggggcctggcgcggatttcatctccagccctcttcctcagcccaaagccacacaactccctctctttctcagccccaaaaccagccacgccagcccctttgccagccccagcagcacgagtcccactctccgggtcaggccacaaaccggctccccctctctgc
The genomic region above belongs to Rissa tridactyla isolate bRisTri1 chromosome 14, bRisTri1.patW.cur.20221130, whole genome shotgun sequence and contains:
- the LOC128917644 gene encoding adenylate cyclase type 10-like → LLFADISGFTALTEKFVQRSGVDRGTDELAQTLNEYLCDILEEFLIFGGDILKHINKVLLCDKGCTFLCVLGLPGNKLPCESLHALQSALEIFNSCSTMLKETETMSVAVTRGTMFCGVTGHPLRHEYTVLGQKVNLAARMMVHYPGLVSCDAVTYAASRLPASYFKELPEREMKGLRQPGPVYQFVGVT